CACTGTCCTGGCGCTGGCCGGCCTCGCCGCCGCGCACGATGAGGATCCGGTCGGCCGGCTGCACCTGTGCCGCCACCTGTTCCCACAAGGCTTCCGAATCGAAGCGTGGCGCATCGTCGGCGGGTGAATCGATCTGGCCGTCGTGCAGCCCTTCCGCGGCCAGCGCCCGGCGCGTGCCGGTGCCGGGCGCCCAGGCACGCGTCGACCCGGGCCACGTCGCATCGGCCGGCCGGTGCGCGAAGAACGCGCGCGCGGCGTTTGCACTGACGAACATGACCGCCCGAAAAGAAGCGAGTGCACGCCAGGCCTCGTGCAGGGGTGCGGCATCGGGCACGCAGCGGATATCGATCAGCGGCAGGGCCAGGGTGTCGAAGCCGCGCTCCCGCAGCTGGCGCACCCAGGGGCCGGCTTCCGCCAGCGGCCGGGTGACGAGCACGCGCATCGCCGGGGCCTGTTCGCGCTAGGAGTGCGCGCCGCCGGCGCGCAGACGCGCCGCGACTTCCGCGCCGAGCTGCACCGCGGCGGCAAGGTCCGCGCAGGCGGCCGCCGACTGCGCCCGCACCAGCGCGCCCGAACCCTCGGGGTCGCCCCAGGCGGCGCGCAGCTGCAGGTACTCGCCGGAGAAGGCCGCGTGGGCGGCCAGCGGCATCGAGCAACTGCCGCCCATGGCGCGGCTCACCTCGCGTTCGGCCGCGACGGCCAGGGTGGTCGCATGGTGCGACAGCGGCTCCAGCAATTCGGCCAGGTCGCCGCGATCGCTGCGGATCTCGATGCCGAGCGCGCCCTGCCCCGCGGCCGGCAGCATCTGCTCCGGCTCGAAGATGGCGCGGATGCGGGACGCCAGTCCCAGCCGCTTCAGTCCGGCCGCGGCCAGCACGATCGCGTCGTACTGCCCCTCGTCGAGCTTGCGCAGGCGCGTGTCCAGGTTGCCCCGCAGCGGCTCGATCCGCAGGTCGGGCCGCTGCGCGCGCAGCAGCACCACGCGGCGCAGGCTGGAGGTGCCGACCACCGCGCCCTGCGGCAGTTCGTCGAGCGTGGCGTACCGGTTCGAGACGAAGGCGTCGCGCGGATCCTCGCGCTCCATCACGCAGGCCAGCATGAAGCCGGCCGGCAGTTCCATCGGCACGTCCTTGAGCGAATGGACGGCAATGTGGGCGCGCCCCTCTTCCAGCGCGACTTCCAGTTCCTTGACGAACAGGCCCTTGCCGCCGACCTTGCTGAGCGAGCGGTCGAGGATCTGGTCGCCCCGCGTGGTCATGCCCAGCAGCGACACCGGATGCCCGCGCTGCTCCAGCAGCGCCTTCACATGTTCTGCCTGCCACAGGGCGAGCCGGCTCTCCCGCGTGGCAATCACTAGCTGGCCCAAGATCGTCACCTGCAATGCTTCTACTGCCGCGGATGCTAGCATGCGCGCTGCTGAAAAACTAAGCACACACAGCCAGCCATGCCGACCTCCGCCCCTGAAGCCAGCCCTTCCCCGTCGCGACGCGCGCGCGACAACGAACGCCCGCTGGTGGAGGATATCCGGCTGCTGGGCCGCATCCTGGGCGACGTGATCCGCGAGCAGGAGGGCGTCGACGCCTTCGACCTGGTCGAGCGCGTGCGCAAGCTCTCGGTGGCGTTCCGGCGCGACGCCGACCACGACGCCGACCGCGCCCTCAAGGCCCTGCTCAAGTCGCTCACCACCGAGCAGACCGTGAGCGTGATCCGCGCCTTCACCTACTTCAGCCATCTGGCCAACCTGGCGGAGGACCGGCACCACATCCGCCGCCGCATCATCCATGAGCGCGCCGGCGACACGCAGGAAGGCAGCATCGAGGTCGCGCTGGCCCGCCTGCGCTGGGCCGGCATCGCGCCGCGCACCGTGTCGCAGACGCTGGCGCAAAGCTATGTCTCGCCCGTGCTGACGGCGCACCCGACCGAGGTCCAGCGCAAGAGCATCCTGGACGCCGAGCGCGTGATCGCCACCCTGCTCACGGCGCGTGACGAAATCAAGGCGAGCGCCCTGCCCAAGGACGCGCTGGCCCCGCGCGAGCTGGCCGCCAACGAGGCGCAGATCCGCGCCCGCGTCCTGCAGCTGTGGCAGACGCGCCTGCTGCGCTTCACCGGCCTCACCGTCGCCGATGAGATCGAGAACGCCCTGTCCTACTACGAGGCGACCTTCCTGCGCGAGATTCCCAAGCTCTACGCCGAGCTGGAGCGCGAGCTCGGCCAGCAGCCGGTCGCCAGCTTCCTGCGCATGGGGCAATGGATCGGCGGCGACCGCGACGGCAACCCGAACGTGACGGCCGAGACGCTGGAGTACGCGCTGCGCCGGCAATCGGAAGTGGCGCTGCGCCACTACCTGACCGAGGTGCACTACCTGGGCGGCGAGTTGTCGCAGTCCGCCTTGCTGGTGGACGTGACGCCCGGGATGCGCGCGCTCGCGGACAGCTCGCCCGACGTCACCGAGCACCGGCTCGACGAGCCTTACCGGCGGGCGCTCACCGGCATGTATTCGCGGCTGGCCGCCAGCCTCAGGGAACTGACCGGCGGCGAGGCGGCGCGCCACGCGGTGCCGCCCCAGAACCCGTACCTGCAGGCGGAAGACTTCCTGGTGGACCTGCGCACCATCGAAGCCTCGCTGCTGGCGCACCACGGCCAGCCGCTGGTGCAGCAGCGCCTGCATCCGCTGATCCGGGCGGTCGAGGTGTTCGGCTTCCACCTCGCCACCGTGGACCTGCGCCAGAGCTCCGACCAGCACGAGGCGGTGATCGCCGAACTGCTTGCGGTGGCGCGCATCGAACCGCACTACGCGCGGCTGCAGGAATCGGCGCGCCGCGCCCTGCTGGTGCGGCTGCTGTCCGACGCCCGGCCCTTGCGGGTGCTGGGCGCCAGCTACAGCGAACTCGCGCGGCGCGAGCTGGCCGTGTTCGAGACCGCCCGCCGCATGCGGGAGCGTTTCGGCGCGCAGGCGATCCGCCACTACATCATCAGCCACACCGAAAGCGTGAGCGACCTGCTGGAGGTGCTGCTGCTGCAAAAGGAAGTCGGCCTGCTGCACGGCACGCTCGACGAGAAGGCGAGCGCCGACCTGATCGTGGTGCCGCTGTTCGAGACCATCGAGGACCTGCGCCACGCCGCGCCCATCATGCGCGAGTTCTACGGAACGCCCGGCATCGCCCGGCTGGTGCAGCGCTCCGGCAGCGAGCAGGACATCATGCTCGGCTACAGCGACAGCAACAAGGACGGCGGCATCTTCACCAGCAACTGGGAGCTCTACCGCGCCGAGATCGCGCTGGTGGAACTGTTCGACCAGATGGCCGGCGCGCTGAACATCCGGCTGCGCATGTTCCACGGCCGCGGCGGCACCGTGGGCCGCGGCGGCGGGCCGAGCTACCAGGCCATCCTGGCGCAGCCCCCCGGCACCGTGCGCGGCCAGATCCGCCTGACCGAGCAGGGCGAGGTGATCGGCTCCAAGTACGCCAACCCCGAGATCGGCCGGCGCAACCTCGAGACCCTGGTGGCGGCGACGCTGGAAGCCACGCTGCTGCAGCCGACCAAGACGGCGCCCAAGGAGTTCCTGGCCGCCGCCGAATCCCTGTCGGCCATCAGCATGCAGGCCTACCGCACGCTGGTGTACGACACCCCCGGCTTCACCGAGTACTTCTTCGACTCGACGCCGATCCGCGAGATCGCCGAACTCAACATCGGCTCGCGCCCGGCCTCGCGCAAAGCCACCCAGAAGATCGAGGACCTGCGCGCCATCCCCTGGAGCTTCAGCTGGGGCCAATGCCGCCTCACGCTGCCCGGCTGGTACGGCTTCGGCAGCGCGGTGCGCGACTTCCTCGACGACAACCCGCAGCGTCCGCGGCGCGAGGGCCTGGCGCTGCTGCAGAAGATGTACAAGCAGTGGCCGTTCTTCCGCGCGCTGCTGTCGAACGTGGACATGGTGCTGGCCAAGAGCGACCTGGCCCTGGCCTCGCGCTATGCCGAGCTGGTCGGCGACGCGCGCCTGCGCAAGCGCGTGTTCGCGCTGATCGAAGCCGAGTGGCACCTGACCGTCGACGCCTTGCAGCAGATCACCGGCGAGCGCCAGCGGCTCGCCTCCAACCCGTCGCTGCAGCGCTCGATCCGGCACCGCTTTCCCTACATCGACCCGCTGCACCACCTGCAGGTCGAACTGGTGCGCCGTCACCGCGAAGGCAAGCTCGACGAGCGCGCCCGGCGCGGCATCCACCTGTCGATCAACGGCATCGCCGCCGCCTTGCGCAATACCGGCTGAGAACCCCCTAGTCCCCCAGCAGTTCGCCCACCGGCTTGAGCTGGTCGACGCGGTCGCAGACGGCCTTGACCACCATCAGGATGGGAATGCCCAGCAGCAGGCCCCAAACGCCCCACAGCCAGCCCCAGGCCAGCACGCCGATGAAGACGGCGACCGGATTCATGCGGCTGGCGCGGCCGGTGAGCCAGGGCACCAGCAGGTTGCCGACGACGATGTGGATGGCGAGCGAAGCCGCCGCAACGTAGAACGCCATGTCGAACTCGCCGAATTGCAGGAAAGCCACCAGCGCCGCGGCACCGGTGATCACTGCCGAGCCGATGTAGGGGATCAGATTCAAGAGGCCCGCGCCCAGGCCCCAGACGCCGGCATGCTTGAGGCCGAGCGCCCAGAACGACAGGCCGGTCGCCACGCCCACCAGGATGCTGGTAGCCACCTGCACCAGCAGGTAGCGCTGGATCTGCCCCGTGATCTCGTCGAGCGCCTGCACCGTGATCTTCTTGGTGGACAGTTCCGGTCCCGCGATCTTCACCAGCTTGCGCCGGAAGGTGTCGCCTGACAGCAGCAGAAAAAAAGTCAGGAAGATCACCACCAGGGTCTGCCCGATCAGGCTGGCCAGCCCCAGGGTGCCGCTCCAAAGATGCTCGCGCAGGTCGAAGTGCGGCTTCTCGATCACCACCCGCTGCACGCCCCGGGGCGGGGGCGGCGCCCCGGGACCGGCCGCGGCCGCCGCCTGCTCGAGCCGCTGGGCCGCCTTCTGCACGGTGTCCAGTGGCGCGCCGTTTGCCGTGCGCTTGCGGACCGCATCGCGCACGCGCTCTGCCGCCTCGGGCAGCGAATCGATCAACGCGTTCGCGTCGTCGGCAAAGGAATAGATGGACGCGCCCGCGCCGGCCAGCAGGCCCAGGATCAGCACCCCGGCGCTGAGCGCGCGCGGGACGCGCAGGCGCTGCAGCGCATCGACGATGGGCGACAGCGCGTAGCTCAGGAGCAATCCCAGCATCAGCGGGATGAAGAAGGCACTGGCCCATTTCAGCGTTGCCGCCACGAGCAGGACCGCCAGGACGATCAGCGTGGCGCTGCGCACCTGCACCGGCACCTGCAGCAAGGCGTTCGACGCATCGTCGGAGTCGGCGGGCCCCGGCGCGACGAGCGGCGGCGCGCCGGGCTCGCGAGCCACCTTCTCGATTTCCGGGTCTGCTTTGTGCATGCGCCTGCCCTCAGCCGGCAAGCGCCTCCCGCACCGCGCTCAACTGCCGCCGCGAAACCGCGACCAGTTCGTCGATGCCGTTCAAGCGCACTGCCCAGCCTTCGCCTTCTTCCGGGTCGTCGTGCTTCTCCAGCGCGCGCAGGGCTCGCCGGGCCACCAGCGCGTTCCGGTGCACGCGCAGGAAGTGCGCCTGGTGGCGTTCCTCGAGCTCGCTGAGCGACGCATCGAGGATATAGCTTCTGGCTGAAGTGCGCACAGTGATGTATTTGAGCTCGGCCTTGAGGTACAGCACCTCGGCCATGGGGACGCGCTCGGTGCGGCCGCGATCCTGGATGAGCAACACCGTTTCGGCGTCCTCGACCGCAACGGGCATGCGCGCATGGCGTTCCACCTTCTCGAGGGCGGCGCGCAGGCGCTCGAGCCGCACCGGCTTGGTCAGGTAGTCGACGGCCTCCAGCTCAAATGCCGCCACCGCATGTTCGGCGTGCGCCGTCACGAACACGATGGCGGGCCGCCGGCGCGAAGCGCGCAAGGCGCCGGCCAGCGACAGGCCGTCGGTGCCGGGCATGCGCACGTCCAGCAGCACGGCGTCGAATTCCTTGTGGGCCAGCTGCTCCATCGCCTGCACGGCATTGGCGGCCTCGCCGGCCACCACCGCCACCGGCGCGCACTCGGCCACCAGCGTGCGCAGCCGCGAGCGCGCGAGCGCTTCGTCATCCACCAGCAGCAGTTGCAGGCTCATGGTTGCAGACTCATGCCGGCTCCACCGGCACCTCGACGCGCACTTGGTAGACCCCGTCCTTCAGGACCGCCTGGAACTGGCCCTCCACGTCGTGCAGCAGCCGCAGCCGCTCGCGCACGTTGTCCTGTGCCACGCCCAGGCCGCGCTCGCCCTGTCCGGCGGGCACCGTGTTCGTCACCTTGATCACCACGCTGCCGCTGCGGCGCTGCGTCTTGATCCTCACCTGCGCTCCCGCGCCGCTAGGCTCGACCCCGTGCTTGACGGCGTTTTCCACCAGCGGCTGCAGCATCAGGGGCGGCACCCGCGCGCCGTCGGCGGCCGGATCGAGCGACCACGCCACCTCCAGCCGCTCGCCGAAGCGCACCTGCTCGATGTCGAGGTAGCGCCGGGCCAGCGTCACTTCCTCGCCCAGCGTCACGGATTCGCCCGGCGCCGCCAGGGCATGCCGGAACAGGTCGCTCAGGTCCTCGAGGATCGCTTCCGCGCGGGCCGGGTCCTCGCGCACCAGCGCGATCGCGCTGTTGAGGGTGTTGAACAGGAAATGCGGCCGGATGCGCGCCTGCAGTTCCGACAACCGGGCTTGCGCATCGGCCGGCATGCGGCCCTTGGCGCGCAGCACCAGGGCCGCCACCAGGGCCGCGGCCAGCAGCGCCCCGGCGGCGGCCGAGGCCACCCAGGGCGCGCGGACGATGAAACCGTACATGCTCAGGACAGCGCATCCGTACAGTCCGGCCAGGGCGCCGAGCAGCACGCCGAAAGCCTGCTGGCCGGCGGCCGGCAGGCGCGCCAGCACGCTCTTGAGGCCGCAGCTCACCACCAGCCAGGCCAGCGTGGCCGGCAAGGCCGCGCCGCTGAGCACCGCCGTCTGCAGCAGCCAGTCGGCCACGCTGCCCGCGCTGAACAGGGCGCCCACCGCCATCACCGTCTCGACGAACAGCACGGCGCGCAGCACCACCCCGACCTGGCAGGCGTCGTAGACCAGCGGACGGCGCGCCGGCCCGGCCGCGGCGGCAGGGGTGGGGAAGGTCGATAAAATTTGCGAATCGTTCATCGAGAAGCGGTTTTGCGCCGATTATTGGTGATCTTGCCCGACCCGACTCCAGGGGCCAACCATCCGCGCGCCCCATGCCACGCCTATGAGCCAACTCGATAAAAAGTCTGAGGGCTGGTCCGCCCTGTTTTCCGAGCCCGTGAGCGAGCTGGTGCAGCGCTACACGGCCAGCGTTAATTTCGACCGCCGCATGTGGCGCGCCGACATCGACGGCTCGCTGGCGCACGCCCGCATGCTGGCCGCCAAGGGCATCATTTCGGCCGCCGACCTGGCGGCCATCGAAAAGGGCATGGCGCAGGTCGCCCAGGAAATCGAGTCCGGCGCCTTCCAATGGAAGCTGGAACTGGAAGACGTGCACCTGAACATCGAGGCCCGCCTGACCCAGCTGGTGGGCGACGCCGGCAAGCGCCTGCACACCGGCCGCAGCCGCAACGACCAGGTCGCCACCGACATCCGCCTGTGGCTGCGCGCGGAGATCGATGCGATCGGCCTGCTGTACGTGGAACTGCAGAAGGCGCTGCTGGCGCTGGCCGAGGCGAATATCGACACCGTGATGCCCGGCTTCACCCACCTGCAGGTGGCCCAGCCGGTCAGTTTCGGCCACCACATGCTCGCCTACGTCGAGATGTTCAGCCGCGACGCCGAACGCATGGCCGACGTGCGCCGGCGCGTGAACCAACTGCCCTTGGG
Above is a window of Ramlibacter tataouinensis DNA encoding:
- a CDS encoding uroporphyrinogen-III synthase; translated protein: MRVLVTRPLAEAGPWVRQLRERGFDTLALPLIDIRCVPDAAPLHEAWRALASFRAVMFVSANAARAFFAHRPADATWPGSTRAWAPGTGTRRALAAEGLHDGQIDSPADDAPRFDSEALWEQVAAQVQPADRILIVRGGEAGQRQDSGRDWLSVQLRAAGARVQTVMAYLRAVPAWTAAEREQAAAGASGAVWLFSSSQAVANLQLCLPGQDWARARALATHPRIAQAAREAGFGVVCESRPAVADVTAALESFE
- the hemC gene encoding hydroxymethylbilane synthase, producing the protein MLASAAVEALQVTILGQLVIATRESRLALWQAEHVKALLEQRGHPVSLLGMTTRGDQILDRSLSKVGGKGLFVKELEVALEEGRAHIAVHSLKDVPMELPAGFMLACVMEREDPRDAFVSNRYATLDELPQGAVVGTSSLRRVVLLRAQRPDLRIEPLRGNLDTRLRKLDEGQYDAIVLAAAGLKRLGLASRIRAIFEPEQMLPAAGQGALGIEIRSDRGDLAELLEPLSHHATTLAVAAEREVSRAMGGSCSMPLAAHAAFSGEYLQLRAAWGDPEGSGALVRAQSAAACADLAAAVQLGAEVAARLRAGGAHS
- the ppc gene encoding phosphoenolpyruvate carboxylase, translating into MPTSAPEASPSPSRRARDNERPLVEDIRLLGRILGDVIREQEGVDAFDLVERVRKLSVAFRRDADHDADRALKALLKSLTTEQTVSVIRAFTYFSHLANLAEDRHHIRRRIIHERAGDTQEGSIEVALARLRWAGIAPRTVSQTLAQSYVSPVLTAHPTEVQRKSILDAERVIATLLTARDEIKASALPKDALAPRELAANEAQIRARVLQLWQTRLLRFTGLTVADEIENALSYYEATFLREIPKLYAELERELGQQPVASFLRMGQWIGGDRDGNPNVTAETLEYALRRQSEVALRHYLTEVHYLGGELSQSALLVDVTPGMRALADSSPDVTEHRLDEPYRRALTGMYSRLAASLRELTGGEAARHAVPPQNPYLQAEDFLVDLRTIEASLLAHHGQPLVQQRLHPLIRAVEVFGFHLATVDLRQSSDQHEAVIAELLAVARIEPHYARLQESARRALLVRLLSDARPLRVLGASYSELARRELAVFETARRMRERFGAQAIRHYIISHTESVSDLLEVLLLQKEVGLLHGTLDEKASADLIVVPLFETIEDLRHAAPIMREFYGTPGIARLVQRSGSEQDIMLGYSDSNKDGGIFTSNWELYRAEIALVELFDQMAGALNIRLRMFHGRGGTVGRGGGPSYQAILAQPPGTVRGQIRLTEQGEVIGSKYANPEIGRRNLETLVAATLEATLLQPTKTAPKEFLAAAESLSAISMQAYRTLVYDTPGFTEYFFDSTPIREIAELNIGSRPASRKATQKIEDLRAIPWSFSWGQCRLTLPGWYGFGSAVRDFLDDNPQRPRREGLALLQKMYKQWPFFRALLSNVDMVLAKSDLALASRYAELVGDARLRKRVFALIEAEWHLTVDALQQITGERQRLASNPSLQRSIRHRFPYIDPLHHLQVELVRRHREGKLDERARRGIHLSINGIAAALRNTG
- a CDS encoding AI-2E family transporter; this translates as MHKADPEIEKVAREPGAPPLVAPGPADSDDASNALLQVPVQVRSATLIVLAVLLVAATLKWASAFFIPLMLGLLLSYALSPIVDALQRLRVPRALSAGVLILGLLAGAGASIYSFADDANALIDSLPEAAERVRDAVRKRTANGAPLDTVQKAAQRLEQAAAAAGPGAPPPPRGVQRVVIEKPHFDLREHLWSGTLGLASLIGQTLVVIFLTFFLLLSGDTFRRKLVKIAGPELSTKKITVQALDEITGQIQRYLLVQVATSILVGVATGLSFWALGLKHAGVWGLGAGLLNLIPYIGSAVITGAAALVAFLQFGEFDMAFYVAAASLAIHIVVGNLLVPWLTGRASRMNPVAVFIGVLAWGWLWGVWGLLLGIPILMVVKAVCDRVDQLKPVGELLGD
- a CDS encoding LytR/AlgR family response regulator transcription factor, translating into MSLQLLLVDDEALARSRLRTLVAECAPVAVVAGEAANAVQAMEQLAHKEFDAVLLDVRMPGTDGLSLAGALRASRRRPAIVFVTAHAEHAVAAFELEAVDYLTKPVRLERLRAALEKVERHARMPVAVEDAETVLLIQDRGRTERVPMAEVLYLKAELKYITVRTSARSYILDASLSELEERHQAHFLRVHRNALVARRALRALEKHDDPEEGEGWAVRLNGIDELVAVSRRQLSAVREALAG
- a CDS encoding sensor histidine kinase, producing MNDSQILSTFPTPAAAAGPARRPLVYDACQVGVVLRAVLFVETVMAVGALFSAGSVADWLLQTAVLSGAALPATLAWLVVSCGLKSVLARLPAAGQQAFGVLLGALAGLYGCAVLSMYGFIVRAPWVASAAAGALLAAALVAALVLRAKGRMPADAQARLSELQARIRPHFLFNTLNSAIALVREDPARAEAILEDLSDLFRHALAAPGESVTLGEEVTLARRYLDIEQVRFGERLEVAWSLDPAADGARVPPLMLQPLVENAVKHGVEPSGAGAQVRIKTQRRSGSVVIKVTNTVPAGQGERGLGVAQDNVRERLRLLHDVEGQFQAVLKDGVYQVRVEVPVEPA